The genomic stretch GAACTGCTGCCTCCAGGAGCATCATCGCTCCGAAGGCTGGAAGAGGGCTCAGGAGAGCGCCCGCAGTCCAGCCCGAAGGGCGTCGACATCGGTTTGCGCCAGCAATCGCTCCGTCTCCTCGTTCATCCGCTCCCAATGGGGCAGCGCGGATTGAAGGAGCTGGAGCCCAGCGTCCGTCAGCGTCAGCAATCGCCCGCGGCGGTCGGCCGGGTCGACGGTGGTCTTCACCAGCCCGCGCCTTTCGAGCGGCTTCAGGTTGGCTGTCAGCGTGGTCCGGTCCATCGCCAGGAGCTCCGCGACGGGGCCGATGGACGGCGGCTGGGGGCGATTGAGCGACATCAGCAGCGAGAACTGTCCATGCGTGAGG from Myxococcus xanthus encodes the following:
- a CDS encoding MarR family winged helix-turn-helix transcriptional regulator, with translation MSRAVPFATTLHVRDHCLCLVVQQAARALARRFDEALRPVGLTHGQFSLLMSLNRPQPPSIGPVAELLAMDRTTLTANLKPLERRGLVKTTVDPADRRGRLLTLTDAGLQLLQSALPHWERMNEETERLLAQTDVDALRAGLRALS